From Pseudomonas poae, the proteins below share one genomic window:
- a CDS encoding XylR family transcriptional regulator yields MKTLPPVHRIALLFNGSKIYDRGIITGIGNYLSSTRASWDLFLEEDFLCRLKGIERWQGDGIIADFDDPLIGEALADIKLPVVAVGGSYQDVRAYPRGIPYVATDNHALMKLAYEHLIEAGVTRFACFSLPEAQANRWAQEREKAFKRLLQRDGLHAEVYRGLGTSAPLWDSAVEQQIAWLQALPKPIGIIAVTDARARQLLQACLTAGIAVPEEVALIGIDNDPLTRTLTRVPLSSVIQGTETMGRTAAALLHQMLHGKPCTGTQILVPPDAINVQASSLHQPLGNPYVMQALLFIRQYACQGIKTAQVAAYVGVSRSSLEAHFRKERGCSVHDEILRFKLAAAAKGLQSQGLAIADIAQQCGFKSAQYLHTVFRREFGCTPREYQQGT; encoded by the coding sequence ATGAAAACCCTACCGCCCGTGCACCGCATCGCCCTGTTGTTCAACGGCAGCAAGATCTACGACCGGGGCATCATCACCGGCATCGGCAATTACCTGAGCAGTACCCGCGCCTCCTGGGACCTGTTTCTGGAGGAGGATTTTTTGTGCCGCCTCAAAGGCATCGAGCGCTGGCAGGGCGACGGTATCATTGCCGACTTCGACGACCCGTTGATCGGCGAGGCGCTGGCCGATATCAAGCTGCCGGTGGTGGCGGTGGGCGGCTCCTATCAGGATGTGCGCGCCTACCCCAGGGGTATTCCCTATGTGGCCACCGATAACCATGCGTTGATGAAGCTCGCGTATGAGCACTTGATCGAGGCCGGCGTGACGCGTTTTGCCTGCTTCAGCCTGCCCGAAGCCCAGGCCAACCGCTGGGCCCAGGAGCGCGAAAAAGCCTTCAAGCGCCTGCTGCAACGCGATGGTCTGCACGCAGAGGTCTATCGCGGCTTGGGCACCAGCGCGCCGCTGTGGGACAGCGCCGTGGAACAGCAGATTGCCTGGCTGCAAGCCTTGCCCAAACCCATCGGCATCATCGCCGTCACCGACGCCCGTGCCAGACAATTGCTGCAAGCCTGCCTCACCGCCGGTATCGCGGTGCCGGAAGAGGTGGCGCTGATCGGCATCGATAACGACCCGCTGACCCGTACCCTGACGCGGGTGCCGCTGAGTTCGGTGATCCAGGGCACGGAGACCATGGGCCGCACCGCCGCCGCGCTGCTGCACCAGATGCTGCACGGCAAGCCCTGCACCGGCACGCAGATTCTGGTGCCGCCGGATGCGATCAATGTGCAAGCCTCCAGCCTGCATCAACCCTTGGGCAACCCGTACGTGATGCAGGCGCTGCTGTTTATCCGGCAGTACGCCTGCCAGGGGATCAAGACCGCGCAGGTGGCGGCTTATGTCGGCGTGTCGCGTTCATCCCTGGAAGCGCACTTTCGCAAGGAACGCGGGTGCAGCGTGCATGACGAGATACTGCGCTTCAAACTCGCCGCCGCCGCCAAGGGCCTGCAAAGCCAGGGCCTGGCGATTGCCGATATTGCGCAGCAATGCGGCTTCAAGTCGGCGCAGTACCTGCACACCGTTTTTCGCCGGGAGTTTGGGTGTACGCCGCGGGAGTATCAGCAGGGCACATGA
- a CDS encoding carbohydrate porin, with the protein MPPSSHLSLGRLLLGLALGAALPAQADDTTLTGDWGGLRRELDAQGIRFSGDYSGETAYNAHGGQHRSARYSQNVKLGVQFDLGKLYGFNNGDRIQLTLNDRRGNSASEDLVGNRLPIQENYGGLYTRLTELSYERTLFSPALNLKLGYMAMGNDLGGLDSGILCNFMNAGFCGHPLNMSGGSGWTNYPNARLGARVKYDFSPNWQLRVAAFNVDPESNGDSSRAWKLSPKHTTGTVVPIELIYKHAGTLPGEYKLGYYYDSSDVKRIGSDKEVSGRGGHYLLIDQAVWASPSSPGRVLHAFGQYSAASEAASPFSKWYGAGVVLYKPFEGRPRDTVALGYGRAVPNTRSRDVQEQAAFNAGTDYPNLNNAEQLIELSYGYQATPWLTLRPDVQYIIEPGAFSGDNIDNALVLGLQVKAVF; encoded by the coding sequence ATGCCCCCCTCTTCTCATCTTTCCCTTGGGCGCCTGTTGCTGGGCCTGGCCCTGGGCGCCGCCCTGCCCGCTCAAGCCGACGACACCACCCTGACCGGCGACTGGGGCGGCCTGCGCCGTGAACTCGACGCGCAAGGCATCCGCTTTAGCGGCGACTACAGCGGCGAAACCGCCTACAACGCCCACGGCGGCCAGCACCGTTCGGCGCGTTACTCGCAAAACGTAAAACTCGGCGTGCAGTTCGACCTGGGCAAGCTCTATGGCTTCAACAATGGCGACCGCATCCAGCTGACCCTCAACGACCGACGCGGCAACAGCGCCTCGGAGGACCTGGTAGGCAACCGCCTGCCGATCCAGGAAAACTACGGCGGCCTCTACACCCGCCTCACCGAGCTGAGCTACGAGCGCACGCTGTTCAGCCCGGCGCTGAACCTCAAGCTGGGTTACATGGCCATGGGCAATGACCTCGGCGGCCTGGACAGCGGCATCCTGTGCAACTTCATGAATGCCGGTTTCTGCGGGCACCCGCTGAACATGTCCGGCGGCAGCGGCTGGACCAACTACCCGAATGCGCGCTTGGGCGCCCGGGTGAAATACGACTTCTCACCCAACTGGCAGCTGCGTGTCGCGGCGTTCAATGTCGACCCTGAGAGCAACGGCGACTCCAGCCGCGCCTGGAAACTGAGCCCCAAGCACACCACCGGCACCGTGGTGCCCATCGAGTTGATCTACAAACACGCCGGCACGCTGCCGGGTGAATACAAGCTGGGCTATTACTACGACAGCTCCGACGTAAAACGCATCGGCAGCGACAAAGAAGTCAGCGGGCGCGGCGGTCATTACCTGCTGATCGACCAGGCGGTGTGGGCCTCCCCTTCTTCGCCGGGCCGCGTGCTGCATGCCTTCGGCCAATACTCTGCGGCCAGCGAAGCCGCTTCGCCGTTCAGCAAGTGGTATGGCGCGGGCGTGGTGCTGTACAAGCCGTTCGAAGGTCGACCACGGGACACCGTGGCCCTGGGTTATGGCCGAGCAGTGCCGAATACGCGCAGCCGTGATGTGCAAGAGCAGGCAGCCTTCAACGCGGGGACGGACTACCCCAACCTGAACAACGCCGAGCAGTTGATCGAACTCAGCTACGGCTACCAGGCCACGCCATGGCTGACCCTGCGCCCGGATGTGCAATACATCATCGAGCCGGGGGCGTTTTCCGGTGACAACATCGACAACGCGCTGGTGTTGGGCTTGCAGGTCAAGGCAGTGTTCTAA
- a CDS encoding LLM class flavin-dependent oxidoreductase encodes MKFSLFVHMERWDESVSHRQLFEDLTELTLMAEAGGFSTVWIGEHHAMEYTISPSPMPLLAYLAAKTTTIHLGAGTIIAPFWHPLRVAGECALLDVISNGRMEVGLARGAYQVEFDRMAGGMPASSGGQALREMVPVVRALWKGDYAHDGDIWKFPTSTSVPKPIQQPNPPMWIAARDPDSHNFAVANGCNVMVTPLMKGDEEVLDLKNKFQAALDNNPGVPRPQLMVLRHTHVHAADDPQGWKVGAKAISRFYRTFDAWFGNKSVPVNGFLEPSPEEKFAARPEFELESLHKTAMIGTAEEIIPRIQYYRELGVDEFSFWCDNSLPHAEKKKSLALFIEQVVPAFR; translated from the coding sequence ATGAAGTTTTCCCTGTTCGTACACATGGAACGTTGGGATGAAAGCGTCAGCCATCGTCAGTTGTTCGAAGACTTGACCGAACTGACCCTGATGGCCGAGGCCGGTGGCTTCAGCACCGTATGGATTGGCGAACACCACGCCATGGAATACACCATCTCGCCCAGCCCGATGCCGCTCCTGGCTTACCTCGCGGCCAAGACCACCACCATTCACCTGGGCGCCGGCACCATCATCGCGCCGTTCTGGCACCCATTGCGGGTGGCGGGCGAATGCGCGTTGCTTGATGTGATCAGCAATGGGCGCATGGAAGTCGGCCTGGCCCGAGGTGCCTACCAGGTGGAGTTCGACCGCATGGCCGGCGGCATGCCCGCCTCCAGCGGCGGCCAGGCGCTGCGCGAAATGGTGCCGGTGGTACGCGCCTTGTGGAAAGGCGACTACGCCCACGACGGCGACATCTGGAAATTCCCCACCTCCACCAGCGTGCCCAAGCCGATCCAGCAACCCAACCCGCCGATGTGGATCGCTGCCCGCGACCCGGACTCCCACAACTTTGCGGTGGCCAACGGCTGCAACGTAATGGTCACGCCACTGATGAAGGGCGACGAGGAAGTGCTGGACCTGAAAAACAAATTCCAGGCCGCCCTCGACAACAATCCTGGCGTGCCGCGCCCGCAATTAATGGTGCTGCGCCACACCCACGTGCATGCTGCCGATGACCCGCAAGGCTGGAAAGTCGGGGCCAAGGCGATCTCCAGGTTCTATCGCACCTTTGATGCCTGGTTCGGCAACAAGAGCGTGCCGGTCAATGGTTTCCTGGAGCCGAGCCCGGAAGAGAAGTTCGCCGCCCGCCCTGAGTTCGAGCTGGAAAGCCTGCACAAGACCGCCATGATCGGCACCGCTGAAGAAATCATCCCGCGTATCCAGTACTACCGGGAACTGGGGGTCGATGAGTTCAGCTTCTGGTGCGACAACAGCCTGCCGCATGCCGAGAAGAAAAAATCCCTGGCACTGTTTATCGAGCAGGTGGTACCGGCGTTTCGTTGA
- a CDS encoding glucose/quinate/shikimate family membrane-bound PQQ-dependent dehydrogenase, producing MKRASRATGVSRFLLLGLGVIIALLGLALAVGGVKLVSLGGSWYFLIGGAVMAVSGLLIALRKPAGAWLFAAFLVGTAIWAVADVGLVFWPLFSRVFMFAAIGMVVALVYPLLVNRPARGAYGVAAVLAVGVAVAAGNMFVAHPSVAPTGAGPGITPVAAADAQKDWAHYGNTEGGSRFAALDQINRDNIDKLKVAWTYHTGDVAISDGNGAEDQLTPLQIGNKVFICTPHNNLIALDADTGKELWKNEVNAKSAVWQRCRGMAYFDASAPIAQPTQPNSSPIIAASVPAGAQCQRRLLTNTIDARLIAVDADTGKFCEDFGTHGQVDLKAGLGNVPDSYYQLSSAPLIAGTTVVVGGRVADNVQTDMPGGVIRGFDVITGQMRWAFDPGNPEDKKAPADGSTYVRSTPNSWAPMSYDPLMNTVFLPMGSSSTDIYGVERTALNHKYGASVLALDASTGAEKWVYQTVHNDLWDFDLPMQPSLIDFTPPGSDKAVPAVVIGTKAGQIYVLDRATGKPLTEVKDVPVKAANIPNEPYSPTQPKSVGMPQIGAQTLTESDMWGATPYDQLLCRIDFKGMRYDGLYTAPGTDKSLSFPGSLGGMNWGSISTDPVHGFIFVNDMRLGLWIQMVPAQKNAQASSGGEALNTGMGAVPLKGTPYAVNKNRFLSVAGIPCQAPPFGTLTAIDMKTQKVAWQVPVGTVEDTGPLGIRMHLPIKIGLPTLGGTLSTQGGLIFIAGTQDFYLRAFNSGNGDEIWKARLPVGSQGGPMTYVSPKTGKQYIVITAGGARQSTDRGDYVIAYALP from the coding sequence ATGAAACGAGCATCGCGCGCCACTGGCGTCTCTAGATTCTTACTCTTGGGCCTGGGCGTTATCATCGCCCTGCTCGGCCTTGCGCTCGCCGTCGGCGGCGTCAAACTGGTCAGCCTGGGAGGTTCCTGGTACTTCCTCATCGGCGGTGCGGTCATGGCCGTTTCCGGCTTGCTGATTGCCCTGCGCAAGCCGGCCGGCGCGTGGTTGTTCGCCGCGTTCCTGGTGGGCACCGCGATCTGGGCCGTGGCCGATGTGGGCCTGGTGTTCTGGCCGCTGTTTTCGCGGGTGTTCATGTTCGCCGCCATCGGCATGGTCGTGGCGCTGGTCTACCCGCTGCTGGTCAACAGACCTGCACGCGGCGCCTATGGCGTTGCCGCCGTATTGGCGGTGGGCGTGGCGGTCGCGGCGGGCAATATGTTTGTCGCCCACCCGAGCGTCGCACCGACCGGCGCCGGCCCAGGCATCACGCCCGTGGCCGCCGCCGATGCACAGAAAGACTGGGCCCACTACGGCAATACCGAAGGCGGCAGCCGCTTCGCCGCACTGGACCAGATCAATCGCGACAATATCGACAAGCTCAAAGTGGCATGGACCTACCACACCGGTGACGTGGCCATCAGCGACGGCAACGGCGCCGAAGACCAGCTCACCCCGCTGCAGATCGGCAACAAAGTGTTTATCTGCACGCCGCACAACAACCTGATCGCCCTCGACGCCGACACCGGCAAAGAGCTGTGGAAGAACGAAGTCAACGCCAAGTCGGCGGTATGGCAGCGTTGCCGCGGCATGGCGTATTTCGACGCCAGCGCGCCAATCGCCCAGCCGACTCAGCCGAACAGCTCGCCGATCATCGCCGCCAGCGTACCGGCCGGTGCACAGTGCCAGCGCCGCTTGCTGACCAACACCATTGATGCCCGCCTGATCGCCGTGGATGCCGACACCGGCAAATTCTGCGAAGACTTCGGCACCCATGGCCAGGTGGATTTGAAAGCCGGCCTGGGCAATGTGCCGGACAGCTACTACCAACTGTCCTCGGCGCCGCTGATCGCCGGCACCACCGTGGTGGTCGGCGGCCGTGTGGCCGACAACGTGCAGACCGACATGCCCGGCGGCGTGATCCGTGGTTTCGACGTGATCACCGGCCAAATGCGCTGGGCCTTCGACCCGGGCAACCCCGAGGACAAAAAAGCCCCGGCCGACGGCAGCACCTATGTGCGCAGCACGCCCAACAGCTGGGCGCCAATGTCCTATGACCCGCTGATGAATACGGTCTTCCTTCCGATGGGCAGCTCATCCACCGATATCTATGGCGTGGAACGCACCGCGCTCAACCATAAATACGGCGCTTCGGTACTGGCGCTGGATGCCTCCACCGGTGCGGAAAAATGGGTGTACCAGACCGTCCACAACGACCTCTGGGACTTCGACCTGCCGATGCAACCGAGCCTCATCGACTTCACCCCACCGGGCAGCGATAAGGCGGTACCGGCGGTGGTGATCGGCACCAAGGCCGGGCAGATCTACGTGCTCGACCGTGCCACCGGCAAGCCGCTGACCGAGGTCAAGGACGTACCGGTCAAGGCGGCGAACATCCCTAACGAACCCTACTCGCCAACCCAGCCTAAATCGGTGGGCATGCCGCAGATCGGCGCGCAGACCCTGACCGAATCGGACATGTGGGGCGCCACGCCGTACGACCAGTTGCTGTGCCGCATCGACTTCAAGGGCATGCGCTACGACGGCCTGTACACCGCGCCCGGCACCGATAAATCGCTGAGCTTCCCGGGCTCCCTGGGCGGCATGAACTGGGGCAGCATCTCCACCGACCCGGTGCATGGTTTTATCTTCGTCAACGACATGCGCCTGGGCCTGTGGATCCAGATGGTGCCGGCGCAGAAAAATGCCCAGGCCTCGTCCGGCGGCGAAGCGCTGAACACCGGTATGGGCGCGGTACCGCTCAAGGGCACGCCGTATGCGGTGAACAAAAACCGCTTCCTGTCGGTGGCCGGCATTCCGTGCCAGGCGCCGCCATTCGGCACCCTGACCGCCATCGACATGAAAACCCAGAAAGTCGCGTGGCAAGTGCCGGTCGGCACCGTTGAAGACACCGGCCCGCTGGGCATCCGCATGCACCTGCCGATCAAAATCGGCCTGCCGACCCTCGGCGGCACCCTGTCGACCCAGGGCGGCCTGATCTTTATCGCCGGCACCCAGGACTTCTACCTGCGCGCCTTCAACAGCGGCAACGGTGATGAAATCTGGAAAGCCCGCCTGCCCGTCGGCAGCCAGGGTGGCCCGATGACCTACGTGTCGCCGAAAACCGGCAAGCAGTACATCGTGATCACCGCCGGCGGTGCGCGCCAGTCCACCGACCGTGGCGACTACGTGATCGCCTACGCCCTGCCATAA